CCGATGCCATCGGCAATGTCAGGGTCACGAAGAAGCACTTCGACACCGCCTTCGGAAAGGTGAAGGGCTCGCTCTCGCCTGAGAGCCTCGAAGAGTTCGAGCGGCTCTCCTGGGAGATCCTCTACTCCCACGAACAGCGTTCGGCCCTCGAAAAGGCCGCCGCCCTCGTCAAACGGGCCGGACTTGCGGCAGGGAAAGGTGGCGATGAGGTCGCAACCCTCGCAGGAGATCTCAGGAAGGCGGTCTACGCGAGAACAAAAGATCTCGCCGGGATCAGGGCCCTCTCAGAAAAACTTGAAGCAGCACTCGAGAAGAAGAGGCCGGCAACCATTCCCGCGCCCATGCACGGGAGCTGACCTCCTTCTTTTTTTGCGGCGATGCCCCTGAAGCGAATCGCCCTGTCCGGATGCGCCCAAATGCTGTCATTGTCCCTGAGGTGCCATTCGATTTCGTATTCGCCACAATGTGGCAGAGTGAAAAAAGAATACCTTTATCATTGAGCGACATATTGTGTCTCGATGAAGTTGAAGTGGATCATCCTGATCCTGCTGGTCGCCGCCGCCTCCTGGGTCTATATCTCGGACAAAACCTCAAAAGACCCGGAGTTCATCGACTCGGCGATCGCCAACACCAGCACTGCCGCCGCCGGCGCACTGATCTCGGTGGGTCAGTACGACGCCGCGATCGTTTTTGCCGACCTGGCCCTCCCGGTTGCGACGGCCGATTGTGATCTTCTCATGGAGAAGGGGAAGGCGCTCTCGGCGCTGGGAAGAAACGAGGAGGCTTCGGCCTGCTATGACCTGATCCTCGCGAAAGACCCGGACGCCGCCGGCGCTCTTGCCGGCAAGGCGACGGCATTGTTCAGGATGGGAGATATGGCGAGTTCGTATGCGTATGCGATGGACGCACTCGCGATCGACGGCACCGATCTTACCGCCCTTGAACGTGCCGGTGCTGCCAGCCTCAACCTCGGCAATTATGCGGAGGCTGCAGACTATTATGACCAGATTGTAACGCTCAGGCCCGGCGATGCGGCTGCATGGATCAGGAGGGGAGACGCCCTCCTCTCCATCTCGATTCTTATGGAAGAGGAGATGAAAACACGATTCTCCACCCTGGGGAAACCCGGTGCGACGATGGGCACCCTGAATATCGATCCCTATATGGAGGCGATGGAGTGCTACAACCGCGCCATCAGCCTTGACCCGATGGTTGCGCCCATGCTTGCGACCAGAATGATCGCCAGGTCTCAGATGACGATCAATACCTGTCAGGATATCGTGGAAAACCTCTGAACCGGCCTGATCGCCACCCCCCCCTGTTTTTGTTTCTGCACCGTCCCCCGACGCCTTTCCAGTAAAACATAAGTACCGGGTGAAATGATTGAGTCTGTATGTCTGCGAACGTTTCCGTATTTGTCCCTGCCGACGTCCCTGACGAGGTAAGGGAGACCTATATCGATAACTTTTCGACCATCACCAGGGGAACGGGCCGTCTCATGCTCTTTGCCGGCGACCAGAAGATCGAACACCTCAACGACGATTTCTACGGCGACGGGATCCACCCGGACGACGCCGAACCCGAGCACCTCTTCAGGATCGCAAGCCAGGGGCGCATCGGTGTCTTTGCGACCCAGATCGGGCTGGTCGCCCGCTACGGCCGGGACTATCCCGAGGTGCCGTACCTCGTCAAACTCAACTCCAAGACGCACCTGGTCAAGACCGCCCAGAAAGACCCGGCCAGCCCGATGATCACCACGGTGGCCCAGGTGGTCGCCCTCAGGAAGCAGACCGGGCTGAAGATCGCCGCTGTCGGCTATACCATCTATCTCGGGTCGGAGTTTGAGGCCCAGATGCTTACTGAGGCTGCACAGGCGGTGCTTGAGGCGCACCAGCACGGTCTTGTCACGGTGCTCTGGATCTACCCCCGCGGTGCGGCAGTCAAGGACGAGAAGGACCCGCACCTGATCGCCGGGGCGACCGGCGTCGCCGCATGTCTCGGCTCGGACTTCGTCAAGGTCAATGCCCCGAAGAAAGAGGGGACGGCGTCGGCTGTCCTTCTCAAAGAAGCCACCCTCGCTGCAGGGCGGACGAAGGTCGTCTGTGCTGGCGGATCGAGCGTCGACGAGGGGAAATTCCTCAAGGAACTCTACGAGCAGATTCACACCGGCGGCTGCTCCGGAAACGCCACCGGGAGAAACATCCACCAGAAGTCCCTTGAGGAAGCGGTGCGGATGTGCAACGCGATCTCGGCGATCACCATCGATGGTGCGTCCCTTGAGGATGCCCTGGCCCTTTTGAAGGGCAACTGAATCATATTTTTCCGTCCTGAAGAGAGGGGGCGCACTCTATAAGGGACGGAGTTGAGAATCACAGGGAGAGGATATTATGACGACATTGAATGAGTATCTGGAGTCTATGGGTTGTGAAACCGACCTCTGCACACTGATAGAATTGATCGCAGAGCAGGCGCAGCCGATCAGGGAGGCGTTCATCACCCATCAGGCATATGCCGAATCCGAGAACGTCTATGGCGAGCGGCAGGCTGCGATGGACACCTGGTCTGACGAACTGATCACCCGCGTCCTCGGGGAATCCGGGCTTGTACGCGCCCTCTCGTCCGAGGAGCAGGACGAGGTCAGGATATTTCCCGGGGCGAAAGCCGAGTATGCCGTGGTGATGGACCCGATGGACGGGTCGTCCCTGATCCAGACGAACCTCGCCGTCGGGACGATCGTCGGCATCTTCGGCGGCGGCGACGTCCTCCAGCCCGGGCGGGACCTGAAGGCGGCGCTCTATATGCTCTACGGCCCGATGACCACTCTCACCCTGACGGTGGGGAAGGGCGTCTGCATCTTTGCGATGGACCATGGGGGCATCTACCGCCTCCTCGAACGGGACGTGCGGATCCCTGACGGAAACCTCTATGGCACCGGCGGGGGGAGACCTGACTGGATCGATCAGCACGCCGCCTTCATCACCACCGTCGAGGCGGACGGGGCAAAACTCCGGTACACCGGATCCTACGTTGCCGATTTCCATCAGATCCTCAAATACGGCGGGATCTATTGTTACCCGGCCCTGAAGGGAAAACCGAAGGGAAAACTCAGGCTCCTGTACGAGGCGATCCCGATCGGTTTTATCGCGGCGCAGGCCGGCGGTGCGATCACCGACGGCCATATAGATCTCCTCGACCTCAAACCGGCCGAACCGCACCAGCGCACGCCCATCTATGTCGGGTCGATGAACATGATCAGCCTGGTGAAGGAGACTTTCGAACGGTCAGGGGCATGATCACCCTCACGGTCCTGACGGCCGATTTCGGCGGTTTCCCTGCAGGACTGCGGGCCCACCCTCTCGTCGTGGAGAAGGCGGCAAAACTGCTCAGGGCCGAGCACGGTAAGCGGATCATCGATTCGTTCACCACCAGGGCGGGCGGGAGAGTTGCCTGCGTCTTCACCTCAGCAGGGGAGGGCAAAGCCGCTCCTCTCCTTGACGACCTCTGTGCGGCATGCAGGGGCGTTTCAGGTGAGATCGGACTATCCGGGAGCGGCAGCGTCGAAACGGTCAGCCTCACCTTTGAAGAGCGGCCCGGAGAGGCGGTGCTGGTCTTCCTCTCTGCCGGTGCCGCCCCGAACGCCTGGTGCATGCCCCTCTGCCGGATCTTTGCCGACCCCTTCACCTCCCCGGCTCTGGTCAGGGAACCCCTGATGCGCGAGGGTTTTTCGTTCATCTGCGACGACGGGTCGGTCTTTGCCACTCCTGCTGAGACCTGCGGTCTCCTCAGTCACCTCGAAGGCGGGCGCCTTCCGGTCAGGGTCGAACGGCAGGACCGCCTGCCGGCGGCCGCGGCCGGCCGCGGCCCTGACCCGGCGCTCGTCCTCAGGGCAGGGGAAGGGCTGCCGGTCGTCGGGGAGGTCCTCGCCGCCGCGGCCGGAAATGGCCTCATGGCAGTCAGCCTCTGCGATATGAGTCCGATTTATCCGAAAACGGCGTGCCTGGGCTTCAGTATCCATGACGGCATGCTCATCGGGCCTGCCGACCTCTATGACGACCCGGTCTTTGGCCGCTGACAGAGAAGCTGCGTTGCCGCAGAAGGCCGGAGATCGATGAGGTATCTGCAGGATCGTGGCTGATTGAAGGATTCCGGGCTGATGGAAAGATTCAATACCTTCGACCGCCACATAACCTCAGATGGTCAACAGTATTGTTCTGCCGGTCAAAAAGGTATATTCTCTTGTTGATTCCAGGATTAATGTTGAAATCAAGGACGAGGGAAGGAAGCTGCAGGGCAGGCTTGTTGCGGTGGACGAACACCTGAACCTGCATATGGAAGAGACGATCGAGTACACCGGCGAGCAGCGCGGGCGCAGCCTTGGCACGGTCGTTATCAGAGGGAACAATATTCTGACGATCTCGCCTCTTGTCTGATAGGATTATGCCGTCCGTTGAAGACGAAGCCCTGAAGATCATCCAGTCAAGGCCCGACGGGGTTCTCCAGAGCGAGCTCTGGAAACTCCTCGACATCGACAGCCGGAAGTGCTCGCGCGTCGTTAAGAAATTATTCGATGCCAGCC
Above is a window of Methanofollis tationis DNA encoding:
- a CDS encoding fructose 1,6-bisphosphatase, translated to MITLTVLTADFGGFPAGLRAHPLVVEKAAKLLRAEHGKRIIDSFTTRAGGRVACVFTSAGEGKAAPLLDDLCAACRGVSGEIGLSGSGSVETVSLTFEERPGEAVLVFLSAGAAPNAWCMPLCRIFADPFTSPALVREPLMREGFSFICDDGSVFATPAETCGLLSHLEGGRLPVRVERQDRLPAAAAGRGPDPALVLRAGEGLPVVGEVLAAAAGNGLMAVSLCDMSPIYPKTACLGFSIHDGMLIGPADLYDDPVFGR
- a CDS encoding LSM domain-containing protein → MVNSIVLPVKKVYSLVDSRINVEIKDEGRKLQGRLVAVDEHLNLHMEETIEYTGEQRGRSLGTVVIRGNNILTISPLV
- a CDS encoding class 1 fructose-bisphosphatase; translated protein: MTTLNEYLESMGCETDLCTLIELIAEQAQPIREAFITHQAYAESENVYGERQAAMDTWSDELITRVLGESGLVRALSSEEQDEVRIFPGAKAEYAVVMDPMDGSSLIQTNLAVGTIVGIFGGGDVLQPGRDLKAALYMLYGPMTTLTLTVGKGVCIFAMDHGGIYRLLERDVRIPDGNLYGTGGGRPDWIDQHAAFITTVEADGAKLRYTGSYVADFHQILKYGGIYCYPALKGKPKGKLRLLYEAIPIGFIAAQAGGAITDGHIDLLDLKPAEPHQRTPIYVGSMNMISLVKETFERSGA
- a CDS encoding beta/alpha barrel domain-containing protein, with protein sequence MSANVSVFVPADVPDEVRETYIDNFSTITRGTGRLMLFAGDQKIEHLNDDFYGDGIHPDDAEPEHLFRIASQGRIGVFATQIGLVARYGRDYPEVPYLVKLNSKTHLVKTAQKDPASPMITTVAQVVALRKQTGLKIAAVGYTIYLGSEFEAQMLTEAAQAVLEAHQHGLVTVLWIYPRGAAVKDEKDPHLIAGATGVAACLGSDFVKVNAPKKEGTASAVLLKEATLAAGRTKVVCAGGSSVDEGKFLKELYEQIHTGGCSGNATGRNIHQKSLEEAVRMCNAISAITIDGASLEDALALLKGN
- a CDS encoding tetratricopeptide repeat protein, which codes for MKLKWIILILLVAAASWVYISDKTSKDPEFIDSAIANTSTAAAGALISVGQYDAAIVFADLALPVATADCDLLMEKGKALSALGRNEEASACYDLILAKDPDAAGALAGKATALFRMGDMASSYAYAMDALAIDGTDLTALERAGAASLNLGNYAEAADYYDQIVTLRPGDAAAWIRRGDALLSISILMEEEMKTRFSTLGKPGATMGTLNIDPYMEAMECYNRAISLDPMVAPMLATRMIARSQMTINTCQDIVENL